The Vitis riparia cultivar Riparia Gloire de Montpellier isolate 1030 chromosome 10, EGFV_Vit.rip_1.0, whole genome shotgun sequence genome includes a region encoding these proteins:
- the LOC117923424 gene encoding pentatricopeptide repeat-containing protein At3g09040, mitochondrial-like, protein MRGSTVPFVSKLNHLSLFTNKMLRNQHHVYASKSCNCSSSLSFRNDPTALSTALTHSANSKCILLGSQIHAQIIKLGFCNDIFSQNNLIKMYTKCGFLAGGLKVFGEMPMKNLVSWTLVVSGAVQNGEFEMGLGVYLEMIRTGLVPNEFALGCVTKACAALGGKELGLCVHCFALKVGMEKNPFVGSSILNMYAKLGDIEDAERVFECMDNLVVGCWNAMIGGYAQCSYGFESLKIVSLMQYKGISMDAFTFINALKGCLVVGNLNFGRQIHGLIIQSEVGFSTAVMNSLMDMYFKNGGGLYALKVFDRLQDKDIISWNTVFAGLSQGDDAREIGRFFHKLMLTGLKPNCVTFSILFRFCGEALDLVSGLQFYCLAFQFGISDEASVTSSLINMFSKCGAMRMACLVFDSAPFKSIHTCNEMISGYNLNCHNADALNLFCNLNGLGLEADECTFSSALEACFRTENQKLGRQMHGTIVKSGFASQGYVCSSLLKCYVGFGLLDDSFEFFNGVERLDLVSWGAMISALVHKGYSSEAIGLLNRLKEAGGKPDEFIFGSIFNCCAGIAAYRQTKSVHSLVVKMGYEAHVFVASAVIDAYAKCGDIENARRVFDQTSRFRDVILFNTMVIAYAHHGLVREAVETFEKMKLATLEPSQATFVSVISACSHLGLVEQGDIFFKSMNLDYGMDPSPDNYGCLVDLFSRNGFLEDAKHIIETMPFPPWPAIWRSLLNGCRIHGNKELGEWAAKKLLQLVPENDAAYVLLSKVYSEEGSWSDAAKVRKGMIERGLWKDPGCSWIEI, encoded by the coding sequence ATGAGAGGCTCAACGGTTCCTTTTGTTTCAAAGCTCAATCATCTTTCTCTATTTACTAATAAAATGCTTAGAAATCAACACCATGTCTATGCATCCAAATCCTGCAATTGTTCCTCTTCTCTCTCATTTAGAAATGACCCAACTGCCCTCTCCACTGCACTTACTCACTCTGCAAATTCAAAATGTATTCTTCTCGGAAGTCAAATACACGCCCAGATCATCAAGTTGGGATTCTGCAATGACATTTTCTCACAAAATAATCTCATCAAGATGTACACCAAATGTGGGTTCTTGGCTGGTGGGCTTAAGGTGTTTGGTGAAATGCCTATGAAAAACCTTGTTTCTTGGACTTTGGTGGTCTCTGGTGCTGTACAAAATGGTGAGTTTGAGATGGGTCTGGGGGTGTATTTGGAGATGATAAGAACTGGGTTGGTCCCTAATGAGTTTGCTCTTGGCTGTGTTACGAAGGCGTGTGCTGCTTTGGGGGGTAAAGAATTGGGTTTGTGCGTACATTGTTTTGCTCTGAAAGTTGGAATGGAGAAGAATCCATTTGTGGGTAGTTCCATTTTGAACATGTATGCTAAGTTGGGGGATATTGAAGATGCTGAGCGGGTGTTTGAGTGTATGGACAATCTTGTTGTTGGTTGTTGGAATGCTATGATTGGAGGCTATGCACAATGTAGTTATGGCTTTGAAAGTCTCAAGATTGTGTCTTTGATGCAATATAAAGGAATAAGTATGGATGCTTTCACCTTCATTAATGCTCTCAAAGGGTGCTTGGTTGTGggtaatttgaattttggaagacAGATTCATGGATTGATCATTCAGAGTGAGGTGGGATTTAGTACTGCAGTAATGAATTCTCTTATGGACATGTACTTTAAAAATGGTGGAGGGTTGTATGCTTTGAAGGTTTTTGATAGGTTGCAAGATAAAGATATTATATCTTGGAATACTGTGTTTGCAGGCTTATCACAAGGTGATGATGCAAGAGAAATAGGAAGATTCTTCCATAAATTAATGTTAACAGGCCTAAAGCCCAACTGTGTGACTTTCTCAATCTTGTTTAGATTTTGTGGAGAGGCTCTTGATCTTGTTTCTGGGCTTCAGTTTTATTGTCTTGCTTTTCAGTTTGGAATCTCTGATGAAGCAAGTGTCACCAGCTCACTCATCAATATGTTCTCTAAATGTGGGGCAATGAGGATGGCATGTTTAGTGTTTGACAGTGCACCTTTCAAAAGCATACATACTTGCAATGAAATGATTTCTGGTTATAATTTAAATTGTCATAATGCAGATGCCCTGAACCTTTTCTGTAACTTAAACGGCCTGGGACTTGAAGCAGACGAGTGTACCTTCTCAAGCGCCTTGGAAGCTTGTTTCAGAACTGAAAACCAAAAATTAGGTAGACAAATGCATGGCACTATAGTTAAGTCTGGTTTTGCATCTCAAGGATATGTCTGTAGTTCATTACTCAAGTGTTATGTTGGATTTGGACTGCTAGATGATTCTTTTGAGTTTTTTAATGGGGTTGAGAGATTAGATTTGGTATCTTGGGGGGCCATGATTTCTGCATTGGTGCATAAAGGTTATAGCTCAGAAGCTATTGGTCTTCTTAACCGTCTGAAGGAAGCTGGTGGGAAGCCTGACGAGTTTATCTTTGGCAGCATTTTTAATTGTTGTGCTGGTATTGCAGCTTATCGCCAAACTAAATCTGTCCATTCCCTTGTTGTCAAAATGGGATATGAGGCACATGTATTTGTAGCGAGTGCAGTAATAGATGCGTATGCAAAATGTGGGGACATTGAAAATGCAAGAAGAGTTTTTGATCAAACATCCAGATTTCGTGatgttattctttttaatactaTGGTCATAGCATATGCACATCATGGTCTTGTAAGGGAAGCTGTGGAAACGTTTGAAAAGATGAAGTTGGCTACCCTAGAGCCTAGCCAAGCCACTTTTGTTTCAGTTATATCTGCTTGTAGTCATCTTGGTCTTGTTGAACAAGgcgatattttcttcaaatcGATGAACTTGGATTATGGGATGGACCCTTCTCCAGATAATTACGGCTGCTTAGTTGACTTGTTTTCACGAAATGGATTTCTTGAAGATGCTAAACATATAATTGAAACAATGCCTTTTCCTCCCTGGCCAGCTATTTGGAGATCCTTGTTGAATGGCTGTAGGATACATGGAAATAAAGAATTGGGAGAATGGGCTGCTAAGAAACTACTTCAGTTGGTTCCTGAGAATGATGCAGCATATGTTTTACTGTCAAAGGTTTATTCTGAAGAGGGTAGTTGGAGTGATGCTGCAAAGGTGAGGAAGGGGATGATAGAAAGAGGATTATGGAAAGATCCAGGTTGTAGTTGGATTgagatataa